TTCCCGGAGGCACACGCAGATTCAGGCGGGCCTGAGCTGTAGCGGGCACGGCATTGACGGCCTCGGCAACGGGAGTGGAGCTAAAGCCGGTAATGCTAATCGCAGGGCGCGCCCATACCAGGTCAGCGGGGTTATCGCTGCCAAGCAGATCCACCCCATCTAGCACGCCGGCATCTGCGCGGAAGGTCTCGGGATCATAGGAAGCGCCCTCAAAGTGCTGGGTGGTATCGAGCCCATCCACCTGGATGGCGCCCGAGGCATCCTTGAGCGAATCGAGCGTGCGGATCAGCGCTGCGGTGGCATCAGGAGCCGCACCGCCAAAGCTGCCCGAGTGGACCGGGGCTTGGAGGGTGTCGACCTTGACGGTGATCTGCGCGCCGCCGCGAAGCGAGGTGGTAAGCGTTGGCTCTCCCACCTCAGCATTGCCGGAATCGGCAATGAGGATCACGTCGGCCTTAAACAACTCCGGCTGCGATTGGATCAGCGCTGAAAGCTCCTCGCCACCCATTTCCTCTGAACCTTCCACCAGGAAGGTGATGCCCAGATCGGTATCGCCAACCTCTCGCAGGGCGGCTAGGTGCATGACCAGGTTGCCCTTGCAATCCGCTGCGCCGCGGGCATACCAGCGGCCATCGCGCTCAGTGAGCTCGGTAGCGGGCGTGATCCAGGCCTTGGGATCGCCCGCAGGAACCACGTCGTAGTGGCTATAGAGCAAAACGGTAGGCGCGCCATTTTTGGCCTCCTTGCGGCCAATGACGGTGGGGGCGTTGCTGGGGTAGACGGTGACGTCCAGGCCTGCCTCAGTAAGGGCATCGCGCACCCACTCGCAGGCGTGGGCATGATCTTCGGCATCGGCAGGGCTGGAATGTACAGAGTGATAGGAAGTGAGCTGTCGTAGCTGCTCGAATACGCGCTCGCGCTGAGCAAAGATGGCGTCTTTGATTGTTTCGATTGAATGGCTCATGGTGGCCAGTGTAGGTCGTGTCTGCTGCCAGCGAACGTTGCTTGCACTCAAGGGGTGCGACTGCTAGAACGGATTTAGCACTTGGGTTAGCCGAGTGCCAACAACTACGAGTGAGGTTGGCGCACACTCAGCCAGCCGACGCCGTCGCGGGCGCTACGTAGCGATCGATAGACGTGAGTGTCGTCTTTGAACAAAAACAAGGAGCACAAAAACACATGGCAAAGATGATTGCCTTTGATGAGGAAGCACGTCGCGGACTCGAGCGAGGCCTCAACACCCTCGCCGATGCCGTGAAGGTCACCCTTGGCCCCAAGGGTCGCAACGTAGTGTTGGAAAAGAGCTGGGGTGCGCCCACCATCACCAACGACGGCGTTTCCATCGCTCGCGAAATTGAGCTCGAAGATCCCTATGAAAAGATCGGCGCCGAGCTGGTTAAGGAAGTAGCCAAAAAGACCGACGACGTAGCAGGCGACGGCACCACCACCGCTACCGTCCTGGCACAGGCACTCGTGCGCGAAGGTCTGCGTAACGTAGCCGCAGGCTCCAACCCCATGGGCATTAAGCGCGGCATCGAGCAGGCCGTATCCAAGGTCACCGAGCAACTGCTTTCCGGTGCCAAGGAAGTAGAAACCGAAGAGCAGATCGCTGCCACCGCAGGTATTTCCGCAGCCGACCCGGCTATCGGTGCCCAGATTGCCAAGGCCATGTACGCAGTAGGCGGCGGCAAGCTGAACAAGGAATCGGTTATCACCGTTGAAGAGTCCAACACCTTTGGTGTGGACCTCGAAGTCACCGAGGGTATGCGCTTTGATAAGGGCTACATCTCCGGCTACTTCGCCACCGATATGGAGCGCCTCGAAGCCGTGCTCGAGGATCCCTACATCCTGCTGGTATCCAGCAAGATCTCCAACATCAAGGAACTGCTGCCGCTGCTGGAGAAGGTCATGCAGACCTCCAAGCCGCTGCTGATCATCGCCGAGGACGTCGAAGGCGAAGCACTGTCTACCCTCGTGGTGAACAAGATCCGCGGCACCTTCAAGTCCGTGGCCGTCAAGGCACCCGGCTTCGGCGATCGCCGCAAGGCACAACTGCAGGACATGGCCATCCTCACCGGCGGCCAGGTTATCTCCGAAGAAGTTGGCCTCTCCCTTGAAACCGCCGACCTGCCGCTGCTCGGCCGCGCCCGCAAGGTTGTTGTAACCAAGGACGACACCACCATCGTCGAAGGCGCTGGCGATGCAGCCCAGATCGAAGGCCGCGTGAACCAGATCCGCGCCGAGATCGAGAACTCCGATTCCGAGTACGACCGCGAGAAGCTCCAAGAGCGCCTGGCCAAGCTCGCCGGCGGCGTTGCAGTGATCAAGGTTGGCGCAGCCACCGAAGTTGAGCTCAAAGAGCGCAAGCACCGCATCGAAGACGCCGTGCGCAACGCAAAGGCAGCCGTGGAAGAAGGCATCGTTGCCGGCGGTGGCGTGGCCCTGCTCCAGGCAGCCCACGTGCTCGACGGCGATCTTGACCTTGCCGGCGATGAAGCAACCGGCGTGAAGATCGTGCGCGAAGCACTGTCTGCACCGCTGAAGCAGATCGCCTTCAACGCCGGCCTTGAGCCCGGTGTGGTAGCCGACAAGGTATCCAACCTGCCCGCAGGCGAAGGCCTCAACGCCGCCACCGGCGAGTACGTTGACCTCATGGATGCCGGCATCAACGACCCGGTTAAGGTCACCCGCTCCGCACTGCAAAACGCAGCCTCCATCGCAGCCCTGTTCCTCACCACCGAGGCAGTGGTAGCCGATAAGCCCGAGCCCGCAGCACCGGCAATGCCTGGTGCAGACGAGATGGGCGGCATGGGCTTCTAAGCCCAGCAAGCCCAGCAAGCCAGCACTCCCCGGCACTCGCCGGGGAGTTTTTGGGTTTGGGGGTGCCTACGGGGGCAGGGGAGGGTGCGCTGGGGCGAAAATACCCCGGTTTTAGGGAAAAGAGGCTGGGCTAAGGCGCTATTATCGGGGGTATGAGCGAAGACAGTGGCGAGCTTCCAGTCATCGATCTTGCGGCCACGGAGGGTTATACCGTGGACGATACCGATGAGGACGATCCGGTTCTCTTGGCCCCCGATGGGCGCCCGGTCGAGACGTGGAAAGAAAATTATCCGTATCAAGAGCGCATGACGCGCGATGAGTACGAACATGTGAAGCGCGCGCTGCAAATCGAGCTGCTGAAGTGGCAGAACTGGACCAAAGACACCGGCCAGCGCCACATCATCTTGTTCGAAGGCCGCGATGCTGCCGGCAAGGGTGGCACCATTAAGCGCTTCAATGAGCACCTCAACCCCCGTGGTGCCCGTACCGTGGCGCTAGAAAAGCCCTCGCCGCGCGAGTCCACCTCCTGGTACTTCCAGCGCTATATCCAGCACTTCCCGGCAGCAGGAGAGATCGTCTTTTTCGACCGCTCCTGGTACAACCGCTCAGGTGTGGAGCGCGTGATGGGTTTTTGCACCGAATCCCAGCACGCAGAATTCCTGCGTGAGGTGCCCATGCTGGAGAACATGATCTTGGGTTCTGGCATTTCGCTGACCAAGTTCTGGTTCTCTGTGAGCCAGAAGGAACAGCGCACCCGCTTTGCCATCCGCCAGGTGGATCCAGTGCGCCAGTGGAAACTTTCGCCCATGGATATTGCCTCTTTGGATAAGTGGGATGATTACACCCGCGCCAAGGAAGAACAGTTCCGTTACACCGACACCGATGAGTCGCCCTGGATCACGATCCGCTCCAACGATAAGAAGCGCGCCCGCATTAATGCCATGCGCTACATCTTGAACAAGTTCGACTACACCAACAAAGACTATGACTTGGTTGGCGAGCCGGACCCCAATATCGTGATGCGCGGCCGAGATCAGATCGGCGACTAATGGAAAAAAACCCGCCTTCCGGCGGGTTTTTTTTAGGCCGTGGGTAGCCCTGCGGCGATCCAGGCGTCGGTGCCGCCTGCAACGTTGATGGCTTCAATATCGCGCGCTGCGAGGTATTCGATCACGCGGGCGCTGCGGCCACCTGCCTTGCAGATGACGTAGATATCGCGGCTTTGATCAAGTTCCTCCACGTGCGAGGTGAACTCGCTCATGGGGATGTTCTTGGCCTGCTTGGCATGCACCTCGGCAAACTCATCTACCTCGCGGCAGTCGATGAGCTGAGCATCCTCAGGAACTTCTTCAACGGAAACTTCGCGCATCTTAGGCACCGAACCGTTCAATAGCTTCCTGGTGGATCTTTTCTGCCTCTTCCTTGTTGCCCCAGCCGGAACCGGTGACTTCCTTATTGGGCTCCAGATCCTTGTAGTGCACGAAGAAGTGCTCAACCTCATCGCGCAGGAATGCGGAAACATCGTCGATGTCCTGGAGGTGGTCGTAGCGAGGATCGTCGATCACGCAGAGCAACTTATCGTCGCCGCCGGCCTCATCGGTCATCTTGAACACGCCAAGGGGGCGAGCCTTGACAATCACACCGGGGAACACGGGCTCAGGCAGGATCACCAGGGCGTCGAGCGGATCGCCGTCCTCGCCGAGGGTGTGGTCGATAAAGCCATAGTCTAGGGGATAGGCCATCGGGGTAAAGAGGTAACGGTCCAGGTACACCTTGCCCGTCTCGTGGTCCACTTCGTACTTGTTGCGTGAACCCTTAGGGATCTCGATGGTGACTTCGACGCTCATGAGCGCTCCTTTTTCCTTGATCGTCATACAAAATGCTCCAACCATTGTAGCCGAGCGCTAAGGTGTTATCCGATGAAGAAAGCTCAGTGGTGGACGTCCTTGCTCACAGCAGGCGTAGTGGTGGCCTTAACGGCAGGTGCAGGGCTGTGGATTAGCCAGCAAAACGCCCTGCAAGTAGACCCTCCCGCACAGATCGCCGCACCCCAAGCCGCGATGGAAACACTGGGCAGCCCAGCAGAGCTCAACCTCAATAGCCAGGTGGCCAAATTGGCTCAAGACTCAGCGCTTGGCAGCTTTGGGCTGAGCATCGTCGATGTCAGCACCGGCGAGGTGCTCTTTGAATCCAATGCCCAAGAAGCGATGGTGCCGGCATCTTCAACCAAAATGCTCACCGCGGCGGCAGCCTTGCTCAAGCTGGGCCCGGATGATGTGATCGAAACCAAGGTGCTGAAAACCGGCGAAGATTCCATCGTGATCGAAGGCAGCGGCGATGTGTGGTTCAACACCGAGCGCATCGTTGCACTAGCCACACAAATCCAGCAGCAGATGCCCACAGTGAATTCGGTGCTGGTAGATACTTCCGCCTGGCCGGGCGAGAAAATTTTGCCCGGCTGGAACCCCGAGGATATCGACGGCGGCTACGTGGCACCCTTGGAGTCACTGATGATTAACCAAGGTCGCGTCGGTGCAAGCAGCGGTGATGTGCCTCGCAGCCACAACCCTGCCTTAGACGTGGCCAAGACTCTGGCGCAAACCTTAGGCGCAGGCACCTTCGGCTACACCGACGCAGCCGAAGGCGAAGTGATCGCCACCAGCCAATCGCCGGCCTTAGACACCCGCATCAGTGCGATGATGGAAGATTCCGACAACGTGATGGCAGAGGCCATTGCCAGGGAACTCGATCCGGCAGCACCCCAGGCTGCAACGCTGGAGGTGCTCAGCGAGGCGGGGATGGATATCTCCGGGGTGCAATTAGTGGATAACTGCGGTTTGAGCCTTGATAATCGCATCCCCGCGCGTCTGCTTTCTCAGATCGCCACCGAAGCCGCAGGCGGTGAGCAACTACGCCCATTGCTTGCCACCTTGCCCATCGCCGGGGCTAATGGCACCCTTGCCGATCGTTTTGGTGGACTCGACGGCCGAGGCTGGGTGCGTGCCAAAACCGGCACCTTAACCAAAGTGGCCGCCCTTGCCGGCGTGGTGCCAAGCGAAAGTGGCCACATGATCAGCTTCGGCATGATCTCCAATGGCGCAGACGTTGATGGGGCGCGCCGCAAGATGGATGAGATCGCCAGCGCCCTGCGTGATTCCTAATGTTCTGGCCAGATCACAGCCCCCACTTTTTAGCTTGTCGACGCGCCACGCGCCCCACACCCAAACGCGTTGCCGTGGGCCTTTCCGGAGGCCCAGATTCCCTTGCCCTCGTGGCAGCGCTTCGCGCAGAAGGTGCAGAAGTAACAGCCCTGTGCGTGGATCACCAACTCCACCCCGATTCAACCGCCGTGGCCAAAAGGGCAGCCGAACAAGCCGCTGCTCTGGGGGCAACACCCAGGATCTTGCAGGTGGAAGTAGCAAAAGGTAAAGGCCTTGAAGCCCAGGCGCGAAAGGCGCGCTATGAGGCTTTAGAAAAAGCCAGCCGCGATAGTGGGGTGCTCGCAGTAGGCCATAGCCGCGATGATCAAGCAGAAACGCTGCTGCTGAGTGCACTTCGTGGCAAGGCCGTGGGCATGCCCGAGTGGAGAACCCTTGGCCAGGTGCGCCTCTGGCGGCCCTTTTTGGCGTTAAGCAGGGCCGATACCGTAGGTGCCTGCATAGAACTGGATTTGCCCTTTTGGAATGACCCCTTAAATAACGCCAGCACCTCGCGCCGGGTAGCCATCCGCGAAGAGGTGATGCCGGCACTATCGGCACTCATCGGGGGCGATGCGGTGGCCGCTTTGGCTGCCGCGGCCGCAGAGCAGGCCCGAGATGAGCAAGCGCTTACGCAGTGGGCGCAAAAGGTAGATGAGCTCCAAACAGTCCCCAGCGCAGTGCGCAGGCGGGCGATCGCCTCGATGTTATTGCAGGCTGGTGTGGAGGTGAAGAAAGCCCATCTGGACGCTGCCGAGGATTTATTGTGCAATTGGCACGGTCAGGGGGCGGTGAACGTGGGAAATAGGTTGGCGTTAGTGCGCAAAGATGGCACACTTTGGTTGGAAAGATCAGAAAGGTAATCATGCACGACACGATGGACTTCGATGTCCCCGATAACCCCTACGGCGATGATGTCGAAGCCGTGTTGGTCAGTGAAGAGCAACTCAAGGCACGGATCCAAGAGATGGCCGATGCGATCTCGGATCGCTACCAGGACGAGGAAGAAGACCTCATCTTGGTTGGCGTGCTCAAGGGCGCGGTATTTTTCATCACCGACCTAGCACGTGCTCTTCGCATCCCCTCCCAGGTGGAATTCATGGCCGTGAGTTCTTATGGCAATGCTTCTTCCTCCTCGGGTGTGGTGCGCATCCTCAAAGACCTCGATCGCGATATCGAAGGCCGCAACGTGCTCGTGGTAGAAGACGTGATCGATTCCGGGCTCACCTTGTCTTGGCTGATGCGCAACCTTAAAGGCCGCAGGCCAAAGAGCCTCGAAGTGATCTCACTGCTGAGAAAGCCCGAGGCCGTCAAGGCCCGCGTGGATTTCATGGATATCGGTTTTGACCTACCCAATGAATTCCTCATTGGCTACGGGCTGGACTTTGCAGAGCGCTACCGCGATTTGCCCTTCGTGGGCAGCTTGCGCCGCAGCGTATATGAACCCTAAACACCCGGAACACTTCGGCCCATTGAGGCGTTAGATTCAGTGTCGAAGTAACTACACCCAAGAAAGGGCCGACGCATGCGTGCGCGTCGGTAGTGCATGAAAAACAAGAAGATCCTGCAGTACGGCTTGGTGGCCGCGGCGGTGCTCATGGCACTGTACGTTTTTGCCCTGCTTGGCAATGACGCGCGCGGTTATCAGCCCGTTGATACCTCTGTAGCTATTCGCCAACTCGATGATCACAACGTCAAAGACGTAGAGATCGACGACCGCGAACAGCGTCTCCGCATCACCTTGGATAAGCCAATCGAGGTAGATGGCAAGCAAGACGTCGAGCAGATCATGACCAAGTATCCGGCGCGTACAGCACCGGAGATCTTTAGCAAGGTCGAAGGCTCAGAGGCAGAAAAATACAGCACCAACGTCACCCAGGAATCCTTCCTGCTTTCGATGGCTGGCTATATCCTGCCCATGCTCATCGTCTTTGGTCTGCTGATGTTCATGTTCTCTCGCATGCAGGGCAGCGGCATGGGCATGTTTGGTATGGGTAATTCTCGTGCCAAAGAGCTCAATAAAGACATGCCCACCAACACCTTCGCCGATGTTGCAGGTGCAGAAGAGGCAGTAGATGAGCTGCACGAGATCAAGGACTTCCTCCAAGATCCCTCCCGCTATGAAGAACTGGGCGCCAAAATTCCTCGCGGCGTTTTGCTCTACGGCCCGCCCGGTACCGGTAAGACGCTGCTTGCACGCGCAGTTGCCGGTGAAGCCGGAGTGCCCTTCTATTCCATCTCTGGTTCCGACTTTGTAGAGATGTTCGTTGGTGTGGGCGCCTCGCGTGTGCGCGACCTGTTCAAGCAGGCTCGCGAGAATTCCCCCTGCATCATCTTCGTGGATGAAATTGATGCCGTGGGCCGCCAGCGTGGCTCCGGCATGGGTGGTGGCCACGACGAGCGCGAGCAGACCCTCAACCAATTGCTGGTAGAGATGGACGGCTTTGGTGATCGCGAAGGCGTGATCCTCATGGCCGCTACCAACCGCCCCGATATTCTGGATCCCGCCTTGCTGCGCCCGGGCCGCTTCGACCGCCAGATCCCCGTTGGCAACCCGGACCTGAAAGGCCGCGAGCAGATTCTTAAAGTGCACGCCAAGGGCAAGCCATTGGCTGCCGACGCCGACCTAACGGCCCTGGCTCGCCGTACCGCCGGCATGTCCGGTGCAGACCTGGCCAACGTACTAAACGAGGCAGCGCTGCTAACGGCGCGCATCGGTGGCAACGTCATTACCGCCGATGCTTTGGAAGAAGCTACCGACCGCGTGATCGGCGGGCCTCGTCGTAGCTCGAAGGTGATTTCCGAGAAGGAAAAGAAGGTCACTGCCTACCACGAGGGCGGCCACACGCTTGCCGCCTGGGCTCTGAAGAATATCGAGCGCGTGTACAAGGTCACCATCTTGGCCCGTGGTCGCACAGGCGGGCACGCCATGACTGCTGCCGAAGACGATAAGGGCATGTATAACCGCGATGAGCTCTTCGCCCGACTCGTCTTTGCCATGGGTGGCCGTGCGGCAGAAGAACTGGTCTTTGGCGAACCCACCACGGGTGCTTCGGCCGATATTGAGCAGGCCACCAAGATCGCCCGCGCAATGGTGACCGAATATGGCATGTCACCTGCACTGGGCATGGTCAAGTACGGCGAGGAGCAGGGCGATCCCTTCTCTGGTCGCGGTAGCGGCGGTTCCTTGGAGTACTCGCCCGAGATGGCGGCCAAGATCGACGCAGAGATGCAGTATCTGCTGAATAAGGCCCATGAGCGTGCCTATGCCATTCTTGAGCGTCACCGCGATCACCTGGATCGCCTGGCTGCGAAGCTGCTGGAAAAAGAAACGCTGCGCAGGCCTGATCTTGAGGCGCTCTTTGAAGATATTGAGCCTGAAGAGGTAGGCGAGGTCTTCCCCGGCCAAGACGTGCGCTTTAGCCGCCAGATCGGCCGCGAGCCGGTGAAGACCCCCACCGAGCTGGCTATCGAACGTGGCGAAGAGCCACCCAAGCCCTTCTCCCTGTTGGAGGCTTCGAAGGCGGCCAGGGCTCGTCGAGAAGCTGAATTGGCAGAAAAGAATAAGCAGGCCTCTCCTGTGGCACCGGCCCAAGGCCCGGCCGTGGCCGAGCAGCGCTATGGTGGCACCCCGCCTCCGGCAAATTGGCAGGCACCGGGATGGCCGCCGCAGCAACAAGAGCAGCCCAAGCCCTCGGAGCACCCTGGGATGAAGAACTATCCCCAGGCCGATGCCTCCCATCTGGGAGATATTCAGCGCCCCGAGCGCTACGAGCCGAAAGAAGAAATCGGCTTCCGTTTGCCTGAGCATGAGCGCCCCGATAATGAATCGGGACGTCACCGCGCGGTGGAGGAATCACCTGCCGATGACGCCACCGAAGTTATTGAGCTGCCCGAAGACAAAAAGGAGCAGTAATTGAGCATCGACCACGCCCGCGCCGAAGCTGCCGTGCGCGAATTGCTACTGGCTGTTGGCGAGGACCCAGACCGCGAAGGGCTGCAAGAAACCCCGGCTCGCGTGGCGCGAGCGTATGCGGAGATGTTTGCCGGACTGCACGTTGATCCCACCGAAGTCTTGTCTAAGACCTTCTCGGAGGATCACCGTGAGCTGGTGCTGGTGCGCGATATTCCCATCTATTCCACCTGCGAGCACCACCTCGTGCCCTTCTATGGAGTAGCGCACATTGGCTATATCCCCGGCGAGAGCGGCAAGGTCACTGGCCTTTCCAAGCTCGCCCGCTTGGTTGATCTCTACGCCAAGCGCCCCCAGGTACAAGAGCGGCTCACCTCCCAGGTTGCCGATGCGCTGGTAGAAAAACTCCAGGCGCACTCGGTGATCGTGGTGATCGAATGTGAGCACCTGTGCATGGCCATGCGTGGCATTAGAAAGCCAGGCGCTACCACCACCACCTCGGCGGTGCGCGGAGGCTTCCAACGCAATGCAGCTTCGCGCGCTGAGGCGCTGAGCCTGATCAAGGGGTAGAGGCTATGCGTTCGCAGGTGATGGGCATTGTTAACGTCACCGAGGATTCCTTCTCCGATGGTGGCCGCTACCTTGAGCCCGAAAAGGCAGTAGCGCACGCCCGAGCGCTTGTTGCCCAAGGCGCAGACATTATTGATGTTGGCGGCGAATCCACCCGCCCGGGGGCAAGCCGAGTAGATCCAGACCTAGAGCTTCGCCGCGTGGTGCCTGTGATCCAGGCGCTAAGCCAAGAAGGCATTGTCACCTCGGTAGATACCATGCGCGCAAGCGTTGCCGCGGCCGCGGTAGAAGCCGGTGTGAGCATGATTAATGACGTATCCGGCGGCTTGGCTGATCCACACATGTTGGAAGTCATGGCCGAGGCTGGCGTGCCGGTGTGCCTGATGCACTGGAATACCTCTCGTTTTGGCGATGCCGCAGGCGCTGCCGATCACGGTGGCGATGTGGTGCGCGATGTACACCAACGCTTAGATGAGCGCATCGAAGCGGCACTGGCTGCCGGTGTGCGCAATGAAGATATTGTGCTCGATCCTGGGCTGGGCTTTGCCAAAACAGCGCAGGATAACTGGGCACTATTGCATGCGCTGCCGAGCTTTGTGGCCCGCGAACACCGCATCTTATTAGGGGCTTCTCGCAAGCGTTTCCTTGCGGCTATCCCTCAAGCACGCGGTTTGGAGCAAAATGCCGATCCTGCAACGGCGGCGGTCACAGCGATTGCCGCCCACCACGGGGTGTGGTGCGTGCGCGTGCACGATGTTGCAATTTCTCGCGATGCGGTGGATGTTGCTGCCTGCTGGAATACCCAAGGAGGTCTCGGTGGCTGATCGCATTGAGCTCACTGGTTTAGAGGCCTTTGGCTATCACGGCGTATTCGAGCACGAGCGCCGAGAAGGCCAGCGCTTTATTTGTGATATCACCTGCTGGCTCGATTGCCGCGAGGCCGCGGCTAAAGATGATCTCAACCTCACCGTGCACTATGGGCAGCTCGCAGAAATGGCCCACGCGGTGCTAAGTGGCACCCCTCGGGATTTGATCGAGACGGTGGCGGCAGAGATCGCCGATACAGCCATGGAGCGCTTTGGCATGCTCATGGCGTGTGAGGTGAAGATCCATAAACCCCAGGCGCCGATCCCGCTGCAATTTGCCGATGTAGCCGTGGTGGCGCGGCGTTCAAGGAGGTAGGTTGCCATGGCCGAGGCACTGTTATCCATCGGATCCAATATTGGCGATAGTCCCGCCTTGCTTCGCGGTGTGCGCGATGCCTTCGGCAACCAGGTGCTTGGCGCATCCTCGCTGTATCGCACCCCGCCTTGGGGTGTGGTGGATCAGCCAGACTTTTATAACGCCGCGCTGCTCATCAGCTTTAAGGGCAGCCCTGAGCAATTGCTGCAGCGCTGCCAGGACTTAGAAGCGCAGGCTCACCGTGTGCGTGAGCAGCGTTGGGGCCCGCGTACCCTCGATGTGGACATGATCCAGGTCCATGTTGATGGGGCAGAGGTGCGTCAAGAGGATCCTCACCTGATCCTGCCTCATCCGCGTGCGCACCTTCGGGCCTTCGTGCTGTTGCCCTGGCTTGAGATCCAACCGGATGCCACCCTTGCAGAGCAGCCCATTGCCAAGCTGCTCAAGCAGGTCGATGGTGCAGGCATTGAGCGGGTGGAGCCATTATGAAGCGCAGTAGTATCCCCGCCTTGATTGCCGTGGGCGTATTCGCCGCGGTGGCCATGTGGATTTTGACCAAATTCTTCTATAGCTATATGCCCACGGTGCCGGCCTCGGTGGCCATGACCTTGTGGTTGCTTGCAGCGGTGGTGGGCTTTGCTGCCATTCGGGTGCGTCAGCGCGTGGAAGAAGATGCAGTGGGCCA
This window of the Corynebacterium pseudopelargi genome carries:
- a CDS encoding dipeptidase translates to MSHSIETIKDAIFAQRERVFEQLRQLTSYHSVHSSPADAEDHAHACEWVRDALTEAGLDVTVYPSNAPTVIGRKEAKNGAPTVLLYSHYDVVPAGDPKAWITPATELTERDGRWYARGAADCKGNLVMHLAALREVGDTDLGITFLVEGSEEMGGEELSALIQSQPELFKADVILIADSGNAEVGEPTLTTSLRGGAQITVKVDTLQAPVHSGSFGGAAPDATAALIRTLDSLKDASGAIQVDGLDTTQHFEGASYDPETFRADAGVLDGVDLLGSDNPADLVWARPAISITGFSSTPVAEAVNAVPATAQARLNLRVPPGMDARDAAEKVVEHLQAHVPWHARIECEIADVNNPFSTDISGPALTLLSKCLRAAYGAEKTTVVGSGGSIPLCSELIDVNPSAELALYGVEEPLCKIHSPNESVDPNEILHIATAEAAFLRHL
- the groL gene encoding chaperonin GroEL (60 kDa chaperone family; promotes refolding of misfolded polypeptides especially under stressful conditions; forms two stacked rings of heptamers to form a barrel-shaped 14mer; ends can be capped by GroES; misfolded proteins enter the barrel where they are refolded when GroES binds) → MAKMIAFDEEARRGLERGLNTLADAVKVTLGPKGRNVVLEKSWGAPTITNDGVSIAREIELEDPYEKIGAELVKEVAKKTDDVAGDGTTTATVLAQALVREGLRNVAAGSNPMGIKRGIEQAVSKVTEQLLSGAKEVETEEQIAATAGISAADPAIGAQIAKAMYAVGGGKLNKESVITVEESNTFGVDLEVTEGMRFDKGYISGYFATDMERLEAVLEDPYILLVSSKISNIKELLPLLEKVMQTSKPLLIIAEDVEGEALSTLVVNKIRGTFKSVAVKAPGFGDRRKAQLQDMAILTGGQVISEEVGLSLETADLPLLGRARKVVVTKDDTTIVEGAGDAAQIEGRVNQIRAEIENSDSEYDREKLQERLAKLAGGVAVIKVGAATEVELKERKHRIEDAVRNAKAAVEEGIVAGGGVALLQAAHVLDGDLDLAGDEATGVKIVREALSAPLKQIAFNAGLEPGVVADKVSNLPAGEGLNAATGEYVDLMDAGINDPVKVTRSALQNAASIAALFLTTEAVVADKPEPAAPAMPGADEMGGMGF
- the ppk2 gene encoding polyphosphate kinase 2; amino-acid sequence: MSEDSGELPVIDLAATEGYTVDDTDEDDPVLLAPDGRPVETWKENYPYQERMTRDEYEHVKRALQIELLKWQNWTKDTGQRHIILFEGRDAAGKGGTIKRFNEHLNPRGARTVALEKPSPRESTSWYFQRYIQHFPAAGEIVFFDRSWYNRSGVERVMGFCTESQHAEFLREVPMLENMILGSGISLTKFWFSVSQKEQRTRFAIRQVDPVRQWKLSPMDIASLDKWDDYTRAKEEQFRYTDTDESPWITIRSNDKKRARINAMRYILNKFDYTNKDYDLVGEPDPNIVMRGRDQIGD
- a CDS encoding rhodanese-like domain-containing protein, with amino-acid sequence MREVSVEEVPEDAQLIDCREVDEFAEVHAKQAKNIPMSEFTSHVEELDQSRDIYVICKAGGRSARVIEYLAARDIEAINVAGGTDAWIAAGLPTA
- a CDS encoding inorganic diphosphatase, with protein sequence MSVEVTIEIPKGSRNKYEVDHETGKVYLDRYLFTPMAYPLDYGFIDHTLGEDGDPLDALVILPEPVFPGVIVKARPLGVFKMTDEAGGDDKLLCVIDDPRYDHLQDIDDVSAFLRDEVEHFFVHYKDLEPNKEVTGSGWGNKEEAEKIHQEAIERFGA
- the dacB gene encoding D-alanyl-D-alanine carboxypeptidase/D-alanyl-D-alanine endopeptidase translates to MKKAQWWTSLLTAGVVVALTAGAGLWISQQNALQVDPPAQIAAPQAAMETLGSPAELNLNSQVAKLAQDSALGSFGLSIVDVSTGEVLFESNAQEAMVPASSTKMLTAAAALLKLGPDDVIETKVLKTGEDSIVIEGSGDVWFNTERIVALATQIQQQMPTVNSVLVDTSAWPGEKILPGWNPEDIDGGYVAPLESLMINQGRVGASSGDVPRSHNPALDVAKTLAQTLGAGTFGYTDAAEGEVIATSQSPALDTRISAMMEDSDNVMAEAIARELDPAAPQAATLEVLSEAGMDISGVQLVDNCGLSLDNRIPARLLSQIATEAAGGEQLRPLLATLPIAGANGTLADRFGGLDGRGWVRAKTGTLTKVAALAGVVPSESGHMISFGMISNGADVDGARRKMDEIASALRDS
- the tilS gene encoding tRNA lysidine(34) synthetase TilS codes for the protein MFWPDHSPHFLACRRATRPTPKRVAVGLSGGPDSLALVAALRAEGAEVTALCVDHQLHPDSTAVAKRAAEQAAALGATPRILQVEVAKGKGLEAQARKARYEALEKASRDSGVLAVGHSRDDQAETLLLSALRGKAVGMPEWRTLGQVRLWRPFLALSRADTVGACIELDLPFWNDPLNNASTSRRVAIREEVMPALSALIGGDAVAALAAAAAEQARDEQALTQWAQKVDELQTVPSAVRRRAIASMLLQAGVEVKKAHLDAAEDLLCNWHGQGAVNVGNRLALVRKDGTLWLERSER
- the hpt gene encoding hypoxanthine phosphoribosyltransferase yields the protein MHDTMDFDVPDNPYGDDVEAVLVSEEQLKARIQEMADAISDRYQDEEEDLILVGVLKGAVFFITDLARALRIPSQVEFMAVSSYGNASSSSGVVRILKDLDRDIEGRNVLVVEDVIDSGLTLSWLMRNLKGRRPKSLEVISLLRKPEAVKARVDFMDIGFDLPNEFLIGYGLDFAERYRDLPFVGSLRRSVYEP